In Hevea brasiliensis isolate MT/VB/25A 57/8 chromosome 13, ASM3005281v1, whole genome shotgun sequence, a single genomic region encodes these proteins:
- the LOC110641209 gene encoding NAD(H) kinase 1 isoform X1 — protein MAPSKLNSTDSCGNGNVSFCCSQPDNGFNDPLSLFHSEKAVQELLQQTPVQGTDDQHVEFSEALRTVAKALRRAAEGKASAQAEAAEWKRRYELERERNQRLQLKGSSICEMLRNWWTRTSLCNANALIRIMLPCLVCWEVWEERNMRVFEEHSPEEHNDDFNEERTKNSTNQSMLSNHTNKQSENCCINEICSHEILQDGETDSDSKMIQNRMMRKASFKLSWCCKSENSDQHKHDVVSFERGNITTAERSSKQISLKWESNPQTVLIMTKPNSTSVRILCADMVRWLKEHKRLNIYVEPRVRGELLTESSYFNFVQTWKDDKEISLLHTEVDVVVTLGGDGTVLWAASMFKGPVPPIVPFSLGSLGFMTPFYSQHYRDSLDSILRGPISITLRHRLQCHVIRDAATNEIETEEPILVLNEVTIDRGISSFLTNLECYCDNSFVTCVQGDGLILSTTSGSTAYSLAAGGSMVHPQVPGILFTPICPHSLSFRPLILPEHVTIRVQVPFNSRSPAWASFDGKDRKQLTPGDVLVCSMAPWPVPTACQVDSTNDFLHSIHEGLHWNLRKTQSFDGPLDQ, from the exons ATGGCTCCTAGCAAGCTCAATTCCACT GATTCCTGTGGAAATGGAAATGTGAGTTTTTGCTGCTCACAGCCAGATAATGGATTTAACGATCCACTTTCTCTCTTCCATTCTGAGAAGGCGGTGCAGGAGCTTCTTCAACAGACTCCAGTCCAGGGAACTGATGACCAACACGTAGAGTTCTCAGAGGCACTAAGAA CTGTTGCAAAGGCATTAAGACGAGCTGCTGAAGGAAAAGCTTCTGCTCAAGCTGAGGCTGCTGAATGGAAGCGAAGATATGAACTGGAGAGGGAACGAAATCAGCGACTGCAGCTTAAAG GCAGCAGTATATGTGAAATGCTTCGAAATTGGTGGACTCGGACTTCTCTATGTAATGCAAATGCACTGATAAGAATAATGCTTCCATGCCTTGTTTGCTGGGAAGTTTGGGAAGAACGGAATATGAGAGTCTTTGAAG AACATTCACCTGAGGAGCAtaatgatgattttaatgaagagaggacaAAGAACTCAACCAACCAATCTATGCTGAGTAATCACACAAACAAGCAATCTGAAAATTGTTGTATCAATGAGATTTGCTCTCATGAAATTCTTCAAGATGGAGAGACTGACTCTGATTCCAAGATGATCCAGAATAGGATGATGAGAAAG GCATCTTTTAAACTTTCATGGTGTTGTAAAAGTGAAAATAGTGATCAGCACAAACATGATGTTGTCTCTTTTGAAAGAGGAAACATAACAACTGCAGAGCGCAGCAGTAAACAG ATTTCTTTGAAGTGGGAATCTAACCCACAGACGGTGCTCATCATGACCAAACCAAATTCAACTTCTGTTCGAATTCTGTGTGCAGATATGGTCAG ATGGTTGAaagagcataaaaggttaaacatTTATGTGGAACCACGTGTGAGGGGTGAACTTCTAACAGAATCATCATACTTCAACTTTGTGCAAACATGGAAAGATG ATAAGGAAATTTCGCTACTGCACACTGAAGTTGACGTTGTGGTAACTCTTGGTGGAGATGGTACTGTTCTTTGG GCAGCATCAATGTTCAAAGGACCGGTTCCTCCCATTGTTCCATTTTCCTTAGGTTCCCTTGGCTTTATGACACCATTTT ATAGTCAACATTACAGAGATtcccttgattcaattcttagggGTCCAATTAGTATAACATTGCGACACCGGTTGCAATGCCATGTTATTAGAGATGCAGCAACAAACGAGATTGAAACTGAGGAGCCTATACTCGTTCTAAATGAGGTTACTATTGACCGTGGAATATCATCTTTCCTCACAAATTTGGAATGTTATTGTGACAACTCCTTTGTCACATGTGTGCAAGGTGATGGTTTAATTTTATCAACAACATCTGGTAGCACTGCATATTCATTGGCAGCTGGAGGATCGATGGTCCATCCGCAG GTTCCTGGCATCCTATTTACACCAATTTGTCCACATTCCTTATCCTTTCGGCCTCTGATATTACCTGAACATGTAACGATACGAGTGCAAGTTCCTTTCAACAGCAGAAGCCCTGCTTGGGCATCATTTGATGGCAAGGACAGGAAACAGTTGACACCTGGTGATGTACTTGTGTGCAGCATGGCACCTTGGCCTGTGCCTACAGCATGCCAAGTTGATTCTACCAATGACTTCTTGCACAGCATCCATGAGGGCCTACACTGGAATCTGAGGAAGACCCAATCTTTTGATGGCCCTCTTGACCAATAA
- the LOC110641209 gene encoding NAD(H) kinase 1 isoform X2 has product MAPSKLNSTDSCGNGNVSFCCSQPDNGFNDPLSLFHSEKAVQELLQQTPVQGTDDQHVEFSEALRTVAKALRRAAEGKASAQAEAAEWKRRYELERERNQRLQLKEHSPEEHNDDFNEERTKNSTNQSMLSNHTNKQSENCCINEICSHEILQDGETDSDSKMIQNRMMRKASFKLSWCCKSENSDQHKHDVVSFERGNITTAERSSKQISLKWESNPQTVLIMTKPNSTSVRILCADMVRWLKEHKRLNIYVEPRVRGELLTESSYFNFVQTWKDDKEISLLHTEVDVVVTLGGDGTVLWAASMFKGPVPPIVPFSLGSLGFMTPFYSQHYRDSLDSILRGPISITLRHRLQCHVIRDAATNEIETEEPILVLNEVTIDRGISSFLTNLECYCDNSFVTCVQGDGLILSTTSGSTAYSLAAGGSMVHPQVPGILFTPICPHSLSFRPLILPEHVTIRVQVPFNSRSPAWASFDGKDRKQLTPGDVLVCSMAPWPVPTACQVDSTNDFLHSIHEGLHWNLRKTQSFDGPLDQ; this is encoded by the exons ATGGCTCCTAGCAAGCTCAATTCCACT GATTCCTGTGGAAATGGAAATGTGAGTTTTTGCTGCTCACAGCCAGATAATGGATTTAACGATCCACTTTCTCTCTTCCATTCTGAGAAGGCGGTGCAGGAGCTTCTTCAACAGACTCCAGTCCAGGGAACTGATGACCAACACGTAGAGTTCTCAGAGGCACTAAGAA CTGTTGCAAAGGCATTAAGACGAGCTGCTGAAGGAAAAGCTTCTGCTCAAGCTGAGGCTGCTGAATGGAAGCGAAGATATGAACTGGAGAGGGAACGAAATCAGCGACTGCAGCTTAAAG AACATTCACCTGAGGAGCAtaatgatgattttaatgaagagaggacaAAGAACTCAACCAACCAATCTATGCTGAGTAATCACACAAACAAGCAATCTGAAAATTGTTGTATCAATGAGATTTGCTCTCATGAAATTCTTCAAGATGGAGAGACTGACTCTGATTCCAAGATGATCCAGAATAGGATGATGAGAAAG GCATCTTTTAAACTTTCATGGTGTTGTAAAAGTGAAAATAGTGATCAGCACAAACATGATGTTGTCTCTTTTGAAAGAGGAAACATAACAACTGCAGAGCGCAGCAGTAAACAG ATTTCTTTGAAGTGGGAATCTAACCCACAGACGGTGCTCATCATGACCAAACCAAATTCAACTTCTGTTCGAATTCTGTGTGCAGATATGGTCAG ATGGTTGAaagagcataaaaggttaaacatTTATGTGGAACCACGTGTGAGGGGTGAACTTCTAACAGAATCATCATACTTCAACTTTGTGCAAACATGGAAAGATG ATAAGGAAATTTCGCTACTGCACACTGAAGTTGACGTTGTGGTAACTCTTGGTGGAGATGGTACTGTTCTTTGG GCAGCATCAATGTTCAAAGGACCGGTTCCTCCCATTGTTCCATTTTCCTTAGGTTCCCTTGGCTTTATGACACCATTTT ATAGTCAACATTACAGAGATtcccttgattcaattcttagggGTCCAATTAGTATAACATTGCGACACCGGTTGCAATGCCATGTTATTAGAGATGCAGCAACAAACGAGATTGAAACTGAGGAGCCTATACTCGTTCTAAATGAGGTTACTATTGACCGTGGAATATCATCTTTCCTCACAAATTTGGAATGTTATTGTGACAACTCCTTTGTCACATGTGTGCAAGGTGATGGTTTAATTTTATCAACAACATCTGGTAGCACTGCATATTCATTGGCAGCTGGAGGATCGATGGTCCATCCGCAG GTTCCTGGCATCCTATTTACACCAATTTGTCCACATTCCTTATCCTTTCGGCCTCTGATATTACCTGAACATGTAACGATACGAGTGCAAGTTCCTTTCAACAGCAGAAGCCCTGCTTGGGCATCATTTGATGGCAAGGACAGGAAACAGTTGACACCTGGTGATGTACTTGTGTGCAGCATGGCACCTTGGCCTGTGCCTACAGCATGCCAAGTTGATTCTACCAATGACTTCTTGCACAGCATCCATGAGGGCCTACACTGGAATCTGAGGAAGACCCAATCTTTTGATGGCCCTCTTGACCAATAA
- the LOC110641209 gene encoding NAD(H) kinase 1 isoform X3, producing the protein MNWRGNEISDCSLKIMAIPLSGSSICEMLRNWWTRTSLCNANALIRIMLPCLVCWEVWEERNMRVFEEHSPEEHNDDFNEERTKNSTNQSMLSNHTNKQSENCCINEICSHEILQDGETDSDSKMIQNRMMRKASFKLSWCCKSENSDQHKHDVVSFERGNITTAERSSKQISLKWESNPQTVLIMTKPNSTSVRILCADMVRWLKEHKRLNIYVEPRVRGELLTESSYFNFVQTWKDDKEISLLHTEVDVVVTLGGDGTVLWAASMFKGPVPPIVPFSLGSLGFMTPFYSQHYRDSLDSILRGPISITLRHRLQCHVIRDAATNEIETEEPILVLNEVTIDRGISSFLTNLECYCDNSFVTCVQGDGLILSTTSGSTAYSLAAGGSMVHPQVPGILFTPICPHSLSFRPLILPEHVTIRVQVPFNSRSPAWASFDGKDRKQLTPGDVLVCSMAPWPVPTACQVDSTNDFLHSIHEGLHWNLRKTQSFDGPLDQ; encoded by the exons ATGAACTGGAGAGGGAACGAAATCAGCGACTGCAGCTTAAAG ATTATGGCTATTCCACTATCAGGCAGCAGTATATGTGAAATGCTTCGAAATTGGTGGACTCGGACTTCTCTATGTAATGCAAATGCACTGATAAGAATAATGCTTCCATGCCTTGTTTGCTGGGAAGTTTGGGAAGAACGGAATATGAGAGTCTTTGAAG AACATTCACCTGAGGAGCAtaatgatgattttaatgaagagaggacaAAGAACTCAACCAACCAATCTATGCTGAGTAATCACACAAACAAGCAATCTGAAAATTGTTGTATCAATGAGATTTGCTCTCATGAAATTCTTCAAGATGGAGAGACTGACTCTGATTCCAAGATGATCCAGAATAGGATGATGAGAAAG GCATCTTTTAAACTTTCATGGTGTTGTAAAAGTGAAAATAGTGATCAGCACAAACATGATGTTGTCTCTTTTGAAAGAGGAAACATAACAACTGCAGAGCGCAGCAGTAAACAG ATTTCTTTGAAGTGGGAATCTAACCCACAGACGGTGCTCATCATGACCAAACCAAATTCAACTTCTGTTCGAATTCTGTGTGCAGATATGGTCAG ATGGTTGAaagagcataaaaggttaaacatTTATGTGGAACCACGTGTGAGGGGTGAACTTCTAACAGAATCATCATACTTCAACTTTGTGCAAACATGGAAAGATG ATAAGGAAATTTCGCTACTGCACACTGAAGTTGACGTTGTGGTAACTCTTGGTGGAGATGGTACTGTTCTTTGG GCAGCATCAATGTTCAAAGGACCGGTTCCTCCCATTGTTCCATTTTCCTTAGGTTCCCTTGGCTTTATGACACCATTTT ATAGTCAACATTACAGAGATtcccttgattcaattcttagggGTCCAATTAGTATAACATTGCGACACCGGTTGCAATGCCATGTTATTAGAGATGCAGCAACAAACGAGATTGAAACTGAGGAGCCTATACTCGTTCTAAATGAGGTTACTATTGACCGTGGAATATCATCTTTCCTCACAAATTTGGAATGTTATTGTGACAACTCCTTTGTCACATGTGTGCAAGGTGATGGTTTAATTTTATCAACAACATCTGGTAGCACTGCATATTCATTGGCAGCTGGAGGATCGATGGTCCATCCGCAG GTTCCTGGCATCCTATTTACACCAATTTGTCCACATTCCTTATCCTTTCGGCCTCTGATATTACCTGAACATGTAACGATACGAGTGCAAGTTCCTTTCAACAGCAGAAGCCCTGCTTGGGCATCATTTGATGGCAAGGACAGGAAACAGTTGACACCTGGTGATGTACTTGTGTGCAGCATGGCACCTTGGCCTGTGCCTACAGCATGCCAAGTTGATTCTACCAATGACTTCTTGCACAGCATCCATGAGGGCCTACACTGGAATCTGAGGAAGACCCAATCTTTTGATGGCCCTCTTGACCAATAA